The nucleotide sequence GCCTCGatcgcatttcaatatttaacAAAGCAGCTCTCTTAAACTGgtttgacacagcaagccatgttaAGATTCTTCTTTTTACACTTAAAAACAGTAATACAGGTACACATATTAAGGAAATATAAATGTTAACCAAAATATGTGCGTATGTCAAGGTGAAAATGTGTTTGCTGAAATATATTCACACTCAAATCAACAACAGATAAATCTTGAGCAATCCAAGtataaatacaacaacaacagcaacaaaaacaaaacgatgacaaaaacaacaacaacaacaacaacaacaacaacaacaacaacagcaacagttaCTTACCTGTGCAAACAGGCGTCCCACAAGGCTCCATTCTAGGACCACTCCTTTTTCTTGTTTACATAAACGACATCGTCGataaacgtcataaattgatattatttcacaagctCGTTCACCGCAAGGAGCCAAACTACTTAtttgcgatattgccaccattaatatcaactaataacccatatcaccggcgcagacctctagacaggaaagttccatcgtttaaaactgaattatacagaaactcatttctcccatctacaacacaactctggaattctttaccagactatataCAACTTAGTGACTCCCTCagtgaatttaagcactttttgtcaaaaaacgatttaagtccgccgtgatatttttattctggagatcgcatgtcacaaacaattcactgtaagctcaggctatatataagtgatcttaataacgatctagtgagacgacacgttgctacagatgcatcttgtgactgcggattcccgtccgaaaccgtaaaacaTTTTCTActagattgtccaaattatcgcgaagcacgtcaagaaaccatacataccctccctaatcacatcattcacctcccccaccttttaaacggagacagacagtattctctagatttgaacagaaacatttttttgcacagtacactcgttcattgaacgttcaggccgctttgggcaaaccagaatcaatgctccacaagccggacaacaactttaatttctacacatctcctacccatccctcttctttttattcctcttcttcccctccttccttccttttactgtctttctttataattattatgcaacgtttattacgttattaatagatttggtttattgagacgaattgttcagccgttaccgccttatgttgtactgtcatgcaagaacaccactataagcttctagcttgttgctgttacctgtgtattttgtatacatgtcatgattgtaacctttgttaaataaacttatgtttaaaccaacaacaacaacaacaacaacaacaacaacaacaacaacaacaacagcaagtgGCGAGCAATGTAGTTACCGATCAAGGTTTTGATGTGTTAATTATTTGTGCCAAATACCACATCTATATtttcaaaatgaagaaaaagatcCCTCATTTCCCGTCATTTAGTGGAAATATTAAGCAaggatttatttgtgaaaaatATAACGCAGTTATAAATAATACGTTGAATACAATTTACACAGATTGGCGCTTGAATATGCATGTTGTGATGTAACCCTTACATATATATTGATAAAACAAATTGATTATTTTGCCCGCATGGCAGGAAGCAACGGCTAGtttattgttgctgtttctttttttatttttttcgaacACATTCTTGTTACCGCGACCACCGAGccccgaaccccccccccccccccccccgggtgtAAAACGTGTATTCTCTTTTATGAATTTGCTCCCTTGTCTGTGTCCTGTAATGTAAAACTTTTACATGTGAAAAAAACCTCCCCTAaaagagatttaaaaaaaaagttatagtaaAAAACCCAGCTctttacaaaaaaagaagaaatcctGCACAATAtagtaaaaaaagaaaatatcttCAAATAGGCTTTGCCATCCCAGTCACTCTGGACAAACAGCCTTTGAACCGTTAGTAAAgttgtaaaaaataaacaagcacaaaaaaacaatcaatcaatcaatcaatcaatgaagcttatatcgcgcatattccgtgggtacagttctaggcgctctgcagtgatgccgtgtgagatgaaattttatacggccagtagattgcagccatgtcggcgcatatttacctttcacggccttattccaagtcacacgggtatggtagacaattattaactgtgcctaagcaattttgccaggaaagacccttttgtcaatcgtgggatctttaacgtgcacacccaatgtagtatacacggggggtggttcggacaccgaagagagtctgcacacaaagttgactctgtgaaataaatttccgccgaacctgggatcgaactcgcgctgacagcggccaactgaatacaaatccagcgcgctaccaactgagctatatccccgccccaaacaaaacagcaacaacaacaacaactgccagCACTACTACTGTTACAAATACTACCACTGCGACTTATAGTGCTAAAACTACAGCAACTAAAATGAAAACTCATTAATCAACTCTTTTCACAAATGAACAAGTCGATTTACGAAGTACATGTACACAAACAGTAGCTATGCACAACACAAATAAAACCAGATAGACTTAAACTGAAATTGTCAAACTCAGTTACTTCATTGAAGAAATGCATATTCACAcatatttgttttaattattttgctttttaaccaagttttaataaaaataaaaccactAAAGTGTTCTTTAGTTTACTGCAAAGAACACAAGCAAGCAGACTTCAAATAATAtggaaaaagacaagaaaacaaacaaagaacgtGTAGAAAGCAGGAAACTTTCAATAATCAGCGGAAGATGCGCATGTGATAAGTTGAGTCCAGCTTAAAGGATGGTGCAAAACTTGGCtaccaaattttgaaaaaaagtcttGGTCTCAGGGTCATCATACACTTTTCGCAGTGCTTCAACTCTTCCGGCAATGACTTCTTGTTTGATTTCTTCTAAACTTCTGTTAGTGGTCAGCATGAGATTATAACAACGCATGATAATGTCGTTTGAGTAGTGGTTTCCCTTGTTGGCTGCTTTCAGGCCCTTGATTTGTTCGATGAGCTGGTTAGCTTGGAACTGCTTATTTTCTGACCTGTTGTCGATTGCAACCACCCTTCCATTGCAATCTGTCAGCAGCTGCTTGAATGCGGGGTCCTTAGTGCTGTTTAAAAGTCCTTTTAGTACTTCATCACTCTCTGTGTGAGTGATGACGACTATCATATAATCTTGTAAGTCAGGGAAAAGCTCCTTAATTTCGCGGTACACCGAGACTTCAGCAGGTGTGAATCGGTCGTCACCTCGGAGGACAACCAGGATTGCATGGGGACCAGGCATCAGGAGTGCCAGGCTTCTTATGATTTCCTTTTGAATTTTGTTGATTGTATCCTTTTTGTCAGCAGAATTTAAGGGTTCAAACAGACCGGGAGTGTCCACGATCTGAAACACAAAACGAAGATTGCTTAATGTGATTGTATCTTCTTGAACACCCATTTCATTAGAAAGATGGTAAAAATACGTTACTTTACTAACGCTTAAACGAATGCACACTGGAACTATATTCGACTGTTTGGGATAACACCtatatcagggccggaccaaatgagttgtaaggggggggttcctcctttttttggggggggggcaaatcagcaaaGTGgtgaagccacaagcgcgcgcctgcaaagcaggcgcgcgaactaggggggtccgggggcatgctcccccggaaaattgttgaaaaacggttaaaatctgtgcaatttggtgcattctgggccttgttttgagggttaagagcagcattgttttggtgctaaaactattgaataaaatttgttagaaacacacacaatttattaaaaaaaccaacaacactcaaagcaaggtacatgctttttccaggggtggggttccggaacccctggaacccccccccctgggtccggccctgtatatGTAAGGAAGAGAGATCTTTATTAGGTAGGTTCTTATATCGCTCCAAAATAAAGGGCattctgttttgttttactgATTTTAGTGCGGGAAACAGTCCGAGTATATAGACACGGGCGCTACTGGACAATATTTATCTCCATTTTTCTGGTTTGATTTTTCAACAAGAAAGCAGCCATTTTGCCAATATTATCTATTTTGTTGTATCAGTGGTTTTAAAGTGTACGATTTCTGCAGGCACCCGATTGATCCTATATTGACTCACTCCAAAAGCCCTATATCGGGCATAATATGCTTTTGCTGCAATAATTTACGATAATAATTTCCATATTCCAATTGTCTTAAACAGGGCTGGGAGTTGCTGACCGTACCTTGTTTACTGTAGAATCGTCTTGCATTTAAATAACCATCCAAATTATGGTACCTTCAGCGCATTCTTTTCTGCATTATGTTGTTCTTTTTCTAACTGTACACCGTGATCGTTTTGACAAATTGTTTGAGTTTTCTTTTAGATGTGAGCTTTggttatgtttgttttttaactaaAGGGTGTTGGTGAATATTTTCCCTGGTATTGTGTTCACGTGCTGAAATAATCTATTGTTTGTGTGATGAATGTCTCAATATAAAAACAGTATGCTGTTATGGGGACAATGTTTCCGCAGTTTGATTTAAATCGACTTAAAGTTAACCAGCACTAACATAAAAAAACTCCCAATGAGTACCTATTTATTCTCATCTTTTTTCTTTATCGTCCTATTACTTTTTTCTGGAGGAAAAAACCCCATGTGGAGACCCCTCAAAGTTAGGGTGCCGAATATAGAGCCTCCCACAAATGTCAATTTAACAAAAACTTCCATTTTACCATTTTACCTGTAATTCAAAATCAGGCGTCAATTTGACGTCAAGTAGGCTTTGCTGTGTCATTGCATCAAAGCCGCGATGTTCTGTGAAGGCCTCAGTTTTGTCGAGAATGCTGTTCCCCGTGGCGCTTTTGCCGACGCCTGTTTTTCCAACCAGCACAACCCTCAGTACTTTGTCCGGTTTAGCACTGAGACCTGTAACACATGACCCCACAACAAATATATATACAGCACCTGCCTTGTGTTGTGTTGCTCTTGTAGGAATGGACGTGGTGCGATAGCCTGATACCTAGTTCACAGCACAGTTACTTGATaaagcctctctctctccctctcggcgtatgtctgtctgtttgtatgtatgtatgtatgtatgtatgtaagtatgtatgtatgtatgtatgtatgtatgtatgtatgtatgtatgtatgtatgtatgtatgtatatgtatgtatgtatgtatgtattatttatgtctgtgcgtgttgtgtatgtgtatttgtgtatgtgtgtatgtgtgtgtgtctgtctgtccgtttgtcgctctgtctgtctgtgttttgatCTTATATTAGACAGGCGCGTAGCCTATTGGTTAGGACGTCAGCCTTTCATGTGGAAGATTCGTAGTCGGAATACCGCcagcgcctggtgggttaagggtggagatttttctccaaggtcaacttatgtgcagacctgctagtccCTTACATTCACGCGCGAGACCTGGTGGGCACGAACAAGGTCTTCTTATCCATTTTAGACTTTGGTGGGTTGTAAGAATAAAACCAAAATCTCTCAGAATGCATTTCCCGGAATCAAAGTATGGCTGCCTCAATGAGAAGGGGGGGTATAAACTTAGAAGCCCATTCGTGCCatcaagtgtacgtgggagtcgcaGAAaaggaacgcagaagaagaagaagaagaagaagaagaagaagaagaagaagaagaagaagaagaagaagaagaagaagacacaagaagaagtagaagaagaagaagaagaagaagaagaagacacaagaagaagaagaagaagaagaagaagaagaagaagtagaagaagaagaagaagaagacacaagaagaagaagaagaagaagaagaagaagaagaagaagaagaagaagacacaagaagaaaaagacacaagaagaagaagaagaagaagaagaagaagaagacacaagaagaagaagaagaagaagaagaagaagaagaagaagtagaagaagaagaagaagaagaagaagaagaagaagaagaagaagaagtagaagaagaagaagaagaagaagaagaagacacaagaagaagaagaagaagaagaagaagaagaagacacaagaagaagaagaagaagaagaagaagaagaagaagaagaagaagaagaagaagaagaagaagaccaagaagaagaagaagaagaagaagaagaagaagaagaagaagaagaagaagaagaagaagaagaagaagaagaagaagaagaagaagaagaagaagaagaagaagaagaagaagaagagagatcTTACCTTTAGCGAAGGCAGAGATGATGGCAGCAGTCATGGAGTCACGTGTATCGACGAACAGGATGCGATGGAGTGTGGTGGTTTCCAGCGGCCTGTCAAATCTGTTAAGGGCTGACAAGTAACTCTCTGCACACACCTCCTCTGGTACACCAAAGGTGCCTGGAAAGGGGAAATGACTACTGGTTCAACTTTCTTGTTTTccttctgtcggtctgtctgtctgcttgtcttgcacacagacaaaacacacacacagagactctttttacatagagggggcaatcgagacgagggtcgtggtgtgtgtgtgtgtgtgtgtgtgtgtgtgtgtgtgtctgtgtgtctgtgcgtgcgtgtgtgtagagcgattcagagtaaactactggaccgatctttatgaaattttacatgagagttcctgggtatgatatccccggacattttttttcattttttggataaacgtctttgatgacgtcatatccggcattttgtaaaagttgaggcggcactgtcacaccctcatttttcaataaaattgattgaaattttggccaagcaatattcgacaaaggccggactttggtattgcatttcagcttggaggcttaaaaattaatgaatgactttggtcattaaaaatctgaaaattgtaattaaaataatgttttttataaaacgatccacaattacatttatcgtattcttcatcattttctgattttaaaaacatataagtatgttatatttggattaaaaacaagctctgaaaagtaacaatataaaaattatgattaaaatttaatttccgaaatcgatttaaaaacaatttcatcttaatcgttgtccgttcctgattccaaaaacatatagatatgatatgtttggattaaaaacacgttcagaaagttaaaaagaatagagatatagaaaagcgtgctatcctcctcagcgcaaccgctaccgcgtttttctggattgttaatgtcactgcctttgccacgagcggtggacaggtcttgcggaaaaaatgcaatgcgttcagtttcattctgtgagtttgactgagcttgactaaatgttgtattttcgccttacgcgacttgtttattatctGTCACTCGATTtccgtctgtgtctgtttgtctgtctctctcaaacacacacacatacacacgcgcgagcacacacacacacacacacacacacacacacacacacacacacacacacacacacacacgaacacacacacactctctctctctctctctctctctctctctatctgtattTCCCTTTTACTCAAATGCAGATATTCAAATACCTGATCACACTTCGTTCAAAAAGGCAATCAAGCAAATCACCTGAGCTGATGGCAGGCAAAGCAAGACTCGTGAGTCCCTGTTGAGAAGCCACTTCCAGGCACTTGAACACGGTGTCAGCCAGGCGTTGTTTACATTCGGCCTTATCCTTGAAGTCTGACCAGCGAGGTCCAACAGTGTGCAGAACTTTCCCACATCGAAGATTGCCTCCTGTGGTGACCGCAACTTCTGCCATCTTCAGAGAACGGTTTTGCTTGACGTACTGCTTCGCTTCATTGACGAGGTCTTCGCCCGCAGCAGCAGCGATAGCTTTAGAGACCCCGCCCTTCTGCTCCAAACTTCCTGTGTCACTGCTGACGATGGCGTCTTCTTCCATGCTGGTGATGTCAGCGTTGAACACTAGGACTCGGATTCCTGAATCGGTCTGGTAATCACCCATAGAGAATAACTGTGTTCCTCCAACGACACTTTGTGGAGGTCCTTGGTATTGTCCTCCCGACGCCATTTTAAACCTGATGAGAGATACAGCGCCACTGAACCGAGAACATAACtgaaggaaggaaacaaaatgAAGAGGAGAAGGTAGAATCACATCCAGGAATGAACAAGGAATCATTGAAGGTGTGTAGGAAAATACTCGGAAGATGTGTGGGCTGATTTTGTGCAACAAGACAAAATAgaatagacacacacaaaaacaaagaaacacaaaaacgaaaagaaGCAAGAATTGATTTTCTCTCATTCAAACTGTGCATGCAATTTAGTCCAGGAACCCATATACGCatattttttagattttttgtCTCACCTTGTTTCTACTTACAAGTACAGAATGCATCCGTACTGCTATATGTTCGCCAACAATATACTGTTGTTAACACGTTATTTGTTAACATTTTCAAAAGGATTGTAAAAAATGGATAGGTCACCTATTTATCCCAGTCTGAATGGAACAATAACagcataaaacaagtcgcgtaaggcgaaaatacaacatttagtcaagtagctgtcgaactcacagaatgaaactgaacgcagcaagaccgtatactcgtagcatcgtcactccaccgcccgtggcaaaggcagtgcccgtggaattgacaagaagagcggggtattcgttgcgctgagaaggatagcacgcttttctgtacctctcttcgttttaactttctgagcgtgtttttaatccaaacatatcatatctatatatttttggaatcaggaaccgacaaggaataagatgaaagtgttttgaaattgatttcgaaaaaaaaaaattgataataatgtttatatatttaattttcagagcttgtttttaatccgaatataacatatttatatgtttttggaatcagcaaatgatggagaataagataaacgtaaatttggatcgttttataaatttttatttttttttacaattttcagatttttaatgaccaaagttattaattaatttttaagccaccacgctgaaatgcaataccgaaccccgggcttcgtcgaagattacttgaccaaaatttcaaccaatttggttgaaaaatgagggcgtgacagtgccgcctcaactttcacgaaaagccggatatgacgtcatcaaagacatttatgaaaaaaatgaaaaaaacgttcggggatttcatacccaggaactctcatgtcaaatttcataaagatcggtccagtagtttagtctgaatcgctctacacacacacacacacacacacacacacacacacacacacacacacgtacgcacatacaccacgaccctcgtttcgattccccctcgatgttaaaatatttagtcaaaacttgactaaatataaaaagagaaaagggGTCTGTATGCTTAAATGCCTCAAATATGTTATTTTGCTCCGAAGAAGTCATAGCAAGAGGA is from Littorina saxatilis isolate snail1 linkage group LG5, US_GU_Lsax_2.0, whole genome shotgun sequence and encodes:
- the LOC138966703 gene encoding GTPase IMAP family member 4-like, whose product is MASGGQYQGPPQSVVGGTQLFSMGDYQTDSGIRVLVFNADITSMEEDAIVSSDTGSLEQKGGVSKAIAAAAGEDLVNEAKQYVKQNRSLKMAEVAVTTGGNLRCGKVLHTVGPRWSDFKDKAECKQRLADTVFKCLEVASQQGLTSLALPAISSGTFGVPEEVCAESYLSALNRFDRPLETTTLHRILFVDTRDSMTAAIISAFAKGLSAKPDKVLRVVLVGKTGVGKSATGNSILDKTEAFTEHRGFDAMTQQSLLDVKLTPDFELQIVDTPGLFEPLNSADKKDTINKIQKEIIRSLALLMPGPHAILVVLRGDDRFTPAEVSVYREIKELFPDLQDYMIVVITHTESDEVLKGLLNSTKDPAFKQLLTDCNGRVVAIDNRSENKQFQANQLIEQIKGLKAANKGNHYSNDIIMRCYNLMLTTNRSLEEIKQEVIAGRVEALRKVYDDPETKTFFQNLVAKFCTIL